Below is a window of Arthrobacter sp. SLBN-112 DNA.
GCGGGTGAACTGCTCGAACTCGTGAGGATCGACCCCGCACGCCTGAAGTCCTACCCGCACCAGCTTTCGGGCGGCATGCGCCAGCGCGCGGTGATCGCGATGGCCGTGGCGCTCAAGCCCTCGCTGCTGATCCTGGACGAACCCACGACGGCCTTGGACGTGGTGGTGCAACAGGAAATCATGGCCCAAATCAAGGAACTCCAGCGCGAACTGGGCTTCTCCGTCCTCTTCATCACCCACGACATGTCCCTCATGGTGGAACTCTCGCACCGCATGGCCGTGATGTACGGCGGCCGGATCGTGGAGACCGCGAAGGCCCAGGACGTCTACGCCGACCCCCGCCACCCCTACACCCGGGCGCTGATGGGTGCGTTCCCGCCGCTCACCGGTCCGCGGGTTCCGTTGACGGGACTGCCCGACGGCGTGAAGTTCCGGAATATCCCGGACCTCACCGAAGTGGCACCCGGACACTTCGTGGCACCTGTCAGTGCCGACGCTTCGGCGGCTGACGCTGCCATCATGGAAGGAGCCGCACGATGAGCCACGCTGTTCAGTCTTCACCACGTCCAGACGTTTCCACCCAAACGCCCGCCCTCGAGGTCCGCGGACTGGGCAAGTCTTTCCCCATCGGTGGCCTGTTCTCCCAGGGGTCCGTCCGGGCCCTGCACGGCATCGACCTGACCATTGGCCGCGGCGAAATCGTTGCCCTCGTGGGAGAGTCCGGGTCGGGCAAAAGCACCCTCGCCCGCTGCGTTGCCCGGCTGGAAAAGCCGAGCTCCGGCGAGATCCTGATCGACGGCGTCGACGTCCTCAAGCGCGACCGCTTCCAAGCATCACGAGCCTTCCGCTCCCAACTGCAGATGGTCTTCCAGGACCCCTTCGGCTCGCTGAATCCTGCCCACAGAGTGGAGCACTTCCTGCGGAGGTCGCTGGCGATCCACCGGAAGGGCGGCGGCTCCGAGACGGAGACCCACCGCCGTCTCGAAGAGCTTATGACCACCGTTGGCCTGCAGGCGGACATGCTGAACTCCTACCCGCACGAGCTCTCCGGCGGTCAGCGCCAGCGGGTTGCGATTGCCCGCGCCCTCGCCGTTGAACCACAAGTCATCCTGGCCGACGAACCCACCTCCATGCTGGATGTTTCAGTCCGGATCGGCGTGCTGAACCTGATGCGAAAGCTCCGCGACGAGCAGGGCATCTCCATGCTCTACATCACCCACGACCTCGCGTCCGCCCGCTACCTGGCAGACCGGACAGCGGTGATGTTCGCCGGGGAACTCGTCGAAGAAGGCGAGTCCCTGGATTTGCTCTCAAACCCCGGCCACCCCTACACGCAACTCCTCGTTTCGGCTGTCCCGGACCCCGCCAGGGCAGGTTCGTATGATCCTGTCCGTCGTGCCGAACTGCGGCAAGCGGTCATGGCGTCGGCGCATTGCGCTTACGACGGCGACCCGAACCAGGCCTGTTCGGCCGAGGAACCCGTGCGCCATCAGGTTGGAGACCGCGAAAAGCGCCATTGGGTGCGCTGCCACCGCTACCAGCCGTGGGCTGGTAGCGACGGCCATGCACTGGCGGGCGAACCGACGCCACCCAACCTCCCGGCGTCGAACACTCACGAAAAGGCCTCCGCATGACTGAACTGACCCACCCGCTCGCCACCGTGCCTCAGGATGAGCTGGTTGGCCGCGCCGAGTCCGATCCTCTCCGGCCACGCTTCCACTTCGTGTCACCCGCCGGTTGGCTCAACGATCCCAACGGCGTCAGTCAATGGAACGGCACGTACCACCTCTTTTACCAGTACAACCCAGAAGGCGCTTTCCACCACCGCATTCGGTGGGGTCATGCCACCAGCACCGATCTGATCACGTGGACGGACCAGCCTGTTGCCTTGGAACCGTCCGCAGGGCCCGATGCCGAGGGCTGCTGGTCCGGGGTCCTGGTGAACGACGACGGCACCCCCACCCTGGTTTATTCGGGGCGGTTAGAGGGCAAGGAGCTGCCCTGCGTCGCCGTAGGGTCACCGGACCTTCTGACCTGGACCAAGGACCCCGGAAACCCTGTGATCGCAGCGCCGCCGGTTGGCGTGGACATCACGGCGTACCGGGATCACTGCGTCTGGCGTGAGGGAACGAAGTGGCGGCAGTTGGTGGGTTCAGGCATTCGTGGGCGCGGCGGAACGGCGTTCTTGTACGAGTCCTCGAACCTGCGATCGTGGGATTACATCGGGCCGTTGTTCATCGGCGATGCCTCGCAGGGCGATCCTGAGGACAACGATTGGACGGGGACCATGTGGGAATGCGTGGACCTGTTCCGGGCAGGGAAGGGTTCGCTGGGGTCTGCCCCTTCTGATGGATCCCCCGATGTGCTGGTCTTTTCCGCATGGGACGACGGCGACACCCGCCACCCGCTGTACTGGACCGGCAGGTATGCCGGGGATACCTTCGAGCCCGCAGCGCTGCACCGTCTCGACTACGGAGGCCGGTTCTTCTACGCGCCGCAATCGTTCCAGGATGAATCGGGCCGACGTGTCATGTTCGGCTGGATGCAGGAAGGCCGAAGTGATACCGCCATGGTGGAGGCCGGCTGGTCAGGAGTCATGAGCCTGCCGCGGATCGTCACGGCGGCCGGCGACGGTACACTCCGCTTCGCACCCGTCCCGGAAATCAAGAAGCTGCGCCGTGACCATGTGAGTCTGCCCGGACAGACGTTGTCCAGTACATCGGCGGCCTTGGAACTTGGCTTGTCCGGCACGCAACTCGACCTCGAACTGGACCTCCAACTGGCACCGGGCGCCCAGCTGCGGCTGGGCGTCCTGGGCTCCACGGACACGCTTACCTCCGCCATACCCGACGAGGAAACCGTCATCGAGCTGCTCAGGGCAACCGACGGCTCCACCAACGGCACGCTCCGCCTGGACCGCGCGCGAAGCAGCCTCGATCCCACCGTTGATGTGGAAGAGAAGGCCGGACCCGTCCCCATGCCCGAAGGGCGGGTGCACCTGCGTGTCATCCTGGACCGATCCGCCGTCGAAATTTTTGCCAACGGAATCCCGCTCACGGCCCGCGTTTACCCCACCCTCGGCGGGGAACAAGTCAGGCTTGCCGCCGAAGGCGCGGCCCAGATACTTTCCCTCGACGCGTGGACGATGGCCGAAATCCATGAGGGTCCCCGGAGCCTCTTCCCCTGACCGGGCGCGGCAGCGAGCCGCGTACGTGGTCCGGGGCTTCGAACATCGGTTTACCGGTCGATGGTGACGAAGAGATCCAGGTGGATGTTCTCGGCAGCGAGACGGTCCTCCAGGTACCGGGAAAGGCTTGCATCGGTGGCGGTATGCGGTCCCTTTTGGACGGCGCCGCGGAATACAGCCTGGGTGTTCGTTGACCTGAGTACGTCCAGGGGCGTCCAGCGGAGGTGTCCGTCAGATAGTCGCTCAATGTCGGTGCGGAAGGTGCGGCGGTGCTCGTCACGGACGGAGACGCTCATGGAGAAGGGAATGAAAGCTATAGGCAAGAGGGTCCTTTCGAACGAGGCATCCAGCGGTCGGCGCCTCAGTTTGAACAAGCCCAAACCCGCCCCAACTATTCCCTTTCGGCCGCTAAAGAGGCCAGCATCACGGTGCGCCGGTCAACTTGTTTTGCCGGGGATCGGGCTGACGTGCGCGACAATGACCTGGGTGCACACGCCCGGTCAGCATAAGCGGTGGCACAAGGAGCAGTGCGGCAAAGCGCTTCATCGGTTCCCCCACTCGATGATGAGCAGATCAGGTTCAGGCTATCGGGCCGGAATACCCTAAGCAGCGGCCGCCGGCTGTGTTCCTCTTGACAACATGGGAAACAACCAAGTGGGCCCTTCGGGCAGTTAAAGGCTTTCATACTCAGGCTTGGTTTAGCATCGAGGCCTGCATGGTCTATCTGCTCTATGCGGGGTTCCGCGGGAAGACCGACAGACGAGCGGCCACTGCTGCTGCAGTTGTGGCTGGGGAGACATCAGTCTTTGTGGGCAATGGCTTTCATTGCCCGCTGACCCCCTTGACCGGCGCCTGGGCGACCCAACAGGATCCGTCACAGACATCTACCTGCCACGCCGGTTCGCCCATAATCTACCTGCATCCATGTTATGCACCCCGTCTGGGCTGCTGCACTCCCTGGACAGACTGTTTGACTCCCAGCGCTTCCGGTGCGAATTCCGGTACGGACCCTTCAGCCGCAGCATCCCGCTTCCCGACGATGTTAAGGAACGAGATATCAAGGCCACCTACTCCGACGGGGTATTGGAAGTCCCTGCGCACCTTTCGGACCAAGCAGCGCAGCCGGCGCCCCCGAAGACACCGGCAGTGGTTCATGGACCGTACCGGCGCAGCGGCCCTGCCCACACCATCACCGCCGTGCTGTTCCAGGCAGCTGGCCAGCTCCTGTCCCCGGGATTCACACAGCAGCGGTCGCCACGCAAATGTGCTGCCGGAGACCTGGTGAGCACACAACAGTGGACACCCAATGGCAATGTCGAGCACAGCAGGTATGGCACCCGATTGCGATGACAGCGGCAGAGGGCTACCATCTTGGTCGGCCAAGTTGCCTTGAGCCGTGGCTGGCCAGGTAGTTGACCATGCCGTCAACCGTTGCCACAGCCGGATAGTCGCGTTCCGGAATGTCCACGCCCATGTCTTTGCGATGATTTCCACGAGGTGGAGAAAGTCGAGTGAGTCGAGCTCCAGGTCCTGTCGCAGCCGGACGCGGCCGGCGAGGTTTTCAAGCTCGACGTCGGGGGTCACCTGGCAGATAGCTGCCTGCACGGCCTGACGGGCGTCCTGTCCTTCATAACTCCTCCGGTGACTGCAGCAATTCAGTCCTTATGGGTCGTGGCCCGCCGGTCCCGCGGGAACGATGCGAGGGGGTGGCGAGGACCCCTCGACGCGGACGGGCAGCTCGTCGTCCCCCCGAAGAATGGCGCGGAGCAGCCGCCGCTCCTCTCCCCTGAGCGACATGAGCGCGTCGCCGCGCCGCAGGACCAGACCCCCGTCCGGGGTGGCATACCGCTTCTGCAGATCTCCCAGCTCCTCGGCGCGCAGCAGCGCGACCGTGCTGGCCCCAGCCAAGTCGACCATGCGGACCAGCGAGGAGGGTCCCGTCAGATCCGTCGCAACGACGCGCCGCTCGCTCTCGGCGAG
It encodes the following:
- a CDS encoding ABC transporter ATP-binding protein; the encoded protein is MTISQVSFGSHEPVLDVKDLTVEYIGDTRSTTAVNRVSFSIGTGEVFGLAGESGCGKSTIANSIMRLLKDPAKIAGGSISFGGKDVLAMTPDELRRFRWQDVAMVFQSAMNSLNPVLTIGEQIVDIFTTHAGYSRKESLRRAGELLELVRIDPARLKSYPHQLSGGMRQRAVIAMAVALKPSLLILDEPTTALDVVVQQEIMAQIKELQRELGFSVLFITHDMSLMVELSHRMAVMYGGRIVETAKAQDVYADPRHPYTRALMGAFPPLTGPRVPLTGLPDGVKFRNIPDLTEVAPGHFVAPVSADASAADAAIMEGAAR
- a CDS encoding ATP-binding cassette domain-containing protein; amino-acid sequence: MSHAVQSSPRPDVSTQTPALEVRGLGKSFPIGGLFSQGSVRALHGIDLTIGRGEIVALVGESGSGKSTLARCVARLEKPSSGEILIDGVDVLKRDRFQASRAFRSQLQMVFQDPFGSLNPAHRVEHFLRRSLAIHRKGGGSETETHRRLEELMTTVGLQADMLNSYPHELSGGQRQRVAIARALAVEPQVILADEPTSMLDVSVRIGVLNLMRKLRDEQGISMLYITHDLASARYLADRTAVMFAGELVEEGESLDLLSNPGHPYTQLLVSAVPDPARAGSYDPVRRAELRQAVMASAHCAYDGDPNQACSAEEPVRHQVGDREKRHWVRCHRYQPWAGSDGHALAGEPTPPNLPASNTHEKASA
- a CDS encoding glycoside hydrolase family 32 protein; this translates as MTELTHPLATVPQDELVGRAESDPLRPRFHFVSPAGWLNDPNGVSQWNGTYHLFYQYNPEGAFHHRIRWGHATSTDLITWTDQPVALEPSAGPDAEGCWSGVLVNDDGTPTLVYSGRLEGKELPCVAVGSPDLLTWTKDPGNPVIAAPPVGVDITAYRDHCVWREGTKWRQLVGSGIRGRGGTAFLYESSNLRSWDYIGPLFIGDASQGDPEDNDWTGTMWECVDLFRAGKGSLGSAPSDGSPDVLVFSAWDDGDTRHPLYWTGRYAGDTFEPAALHRLDYGGRFFYAPQSFQDESGRRVMFGWMQEGRSDTAMVEAGWSGVMSLPRIVTAAGDGTLRFAPVPEIKKLRRDHVSLPGQTLSSTSAALELGLSGTQLDLELDLQLAPGAQLRLGVLGSTDTLTSAIPDEETVIELLRATDGSTNGTLRLDRARSSLDPTVDVEEKAGPVPMPEGRVHLRVILDRSAVEIFANGIPLTARVYPTLGGEQVRLAAEGAAQILSLDAWTMAEIHEGPRSLFP
- a CDS encoding Hsp20/alpha crystallin family protein produces the protein MLCTPSGLLHSLDRLFDSQRFRCEFRYGPFSRSIPLPDDVKERDIKATYSDGVLEVPAHLSDQAAQPAPPKTPAVVHGPYRRSGPAHTITAVLFQAAGQLLSPGFTQQRSPRKCAAGDLVSTQQWTPNGNVEHSRYGTRLR